From Scatophagus argus isolate fScaArg1 chromosome 10, fScaArg1.pri, whole genome shotgun sequence, a single genomic window includes:
- the tbxtb gene encoding T-box transcription factor T codes for MATGAGECPGKASQYRVDHLLSAVESELQAGSEKGDPTEKELTVSLDENELWQKFKNLTNEMIVTKNGRRMFPVLKVNVSGLDPNAMYSFLLDFVSADNHRWKYVNGEWVPGGKPEPQTPSCVYIHPDSPNFGAHWMKAPVSFSKVKLTNKLNGGGQIMLNSLHKYEPRIHIVRVGGPRRMITSHSFPETQFIAVTAYQNEEITALKIKYNPFAKAFLDAKERSDSKDIREDANENQQSTYSQLGGWFIPGTGSLCPPASPHNQFGNPLSLSPSHGCERYTTLRNHRSAPYTSPYAHRTNSPISYSDNSSACLPMLSGHDNWSSLQIPTHSSMMPVAHSSTSGTNSSQYTSLWSVNNSPLTPVSQNGTNNGLSSQFLRGSSSHYPSLSHPVSVPSSGSPMYDSSTTTEVHDAAQYDTSPHGRLPSAWTPVTPPSL; via the exons ATGGCCACAGGCGCCGGCGAGTGCCCCGGGAAGGCCAGTCAGTACCGGGTGGACCACCTCCTCAGTGCGGTGGAGAGTGAGCTACAGGCCGGCAGCGAGAAGGGCGATCCAACGGAGAAGGAACTGACAGTGTCCCTGGATGAGAACGAACTTTGGCAAAAATTTAAGAatctgacaaatgaaatgatagTTACAAAGAATGGCAG GCGCATGTTTCCCGTGCTGAAAGTGAACGTGTCTGGATTGGACCCGAACGCCATGTATTCGTTTCTGCTGGACTTCGTATCTGCAGACAACCACAGGTGGAAATATGTGAACGGGGAGTGGGTCCCAGGTGGGAAACCCGAGCCTCAAACACCCAGCTGCGTGTACATCCACCCAGACTCTCCGAACTTCGGAGCGCACTGGATGAAAGCTCCCGTCTCCTTCAGCAAAGTCAAGCTCACCAATAAACTGAACGGAGGAGGTCAG ataatgTTAAATTCCTTACACAAGTACGAGCCGCGCATCCATATAGTGCGGGTTGGAGGCCCGAGAAGGATGATCACCAGCCATTCCTTCCCAGAGACACAGTTCATTGCAGTAACAGCATATCAAAACGAAGAG ATAACTGCTCTTAAAATAAAGTACAATCCTTTTGCCAAGGCTTTCCTCGATGCAAAGGAAAG aagtGATAGCAAAGACATAAGAGAAGATGCCAATGAAAACCAGCAGTCTACATATTCTCAAT TGGGTGGTTGGTTTATTCCGGGCACAGGCTCTCTCTGCCCTCCTGCCAGTCCTCACAACCAGTTTGGGAATCCTCTTTCCCTCTCGCCATCCCATGGCTGTGAACGCTATACTACCCTGAGGAACCACCGCTCTGCCCCCTACACCAGTCCCTACGCCCATCGGACCAACTCGCCCA tcaGTTACTCTGACAACTCGTCAGCCTGTCTGCCGATGCTCTCAGGCCACGACAACTGGTCCAGCCTACAGATACCAACACACTCCAGCATGATGCCCGTGGCCCACAGTTCCACCTCTGGTACCAACTCTAG TCAGTACACCAGCCTTTGGTCTGTGAATAACTCGCCCCTGACTCCCGTGTCCCAGAATGGGACAAACAACGGCCTTAGCTCCCAGTTCCTTCGAGGGTCCAGCAGCCACTACCCCAGCCTCTCTCACCCAGTCTCAGTGCCCTCTTCTGGCTCTCCCATGTATGACAGCAGCACAACCACAGAGGTGCATGACGCAGCTCAATACGACACCTCACCACATGGGCGACTACCTTCAGCTTGGACTCCAGTGACACCTCCATCCCTCTGA